The DNA segment GGCAGCAAACCATAAAGTGGTTGAAATTCCAGCATCAAACCTTAAAAAAGAAATCACTAAGATTTTATTTGAACAAGGTTACATCTTGAGTTACAAATTTGAAGAGAACAAAGTTCAAGGTTCTATCAAAATTGCTTTGAAGTACGATAAAGAGACTAAAGAGCCTGTAATAAGAGATCTTCAAAGAATAAGTAAACCAGGTCTACGTAAGTATTCAGGTTCTACAGAAATTCCTCGTATCCTTAACGGATTAGGAATTGCAATTGTTTCCACTTCAAAAGGTTTGATGACAGGTAAAAAAGCCAAACAACTTAACGTTGGTGGTGAAGTAATTTGTTACGTATACTAAAAACAGCGAAAGATGTCAAGAATAGGTAAAAGTCCAGTAACAATTCCTGCAGGTGTAACAGTAAATGTAGCCGACGGTATTATTACTGTAAAAGGAAAATTAGGAGAACTAACACAAGAGTTTTCAGAGGTGGCAATCACCGTTGAAGGCGATCAAGTACTAGTTGAAAGAGATGGAGATCATAAAGATCTTCGTGCTAAGCACGGTCTTTACAGATCACTTATCAATAACATGATTATTGGAGTGTCTGAAGGATTTACAAAATCATTAGAACTTGTAGGTGTAGGTTTTAGAGCATCTAATCAAGGTCAAAAACTTGATTTAGCACTTGGATTTTCTCACAATATCGTTTTACAAGTTGCTCCCGAAGTAACTGTTGAAACTATATCGGAGAAAGGTAAGAACCCAATCGTAAAACTAACATCATTTGATAAACAACTTGTTGGTCAAGTTGCTGCGAAAATTAGAAGTTTCCGTAAGCCAGAACCGTACAAAGGAAAAGGTATCAAGTTTGTTGGAGAAGTATTAAGAAGAAAAGCAGGTAAATCAGCTTAAAAAATAAGATTATGTCATTAACAAAATCTGATAGAAGACAGAGAATTAGATACAGAATTAGAAAAAGCATCAGTGGTACTGCTGTGAAACCTAGACTTTCTGTATTCAGAAGTAACAAAGAAATATACGCTCAACTTATTGATGACGTAACTGGAGTTACTTTGATGGCTGCCTCTTCAAGAGAAAAAGAAGTAAGTACGGAAGGTACCAATGTAGACGTTGCAAATGCAGTTGGAAAACTGATGGCAGAAAAAGCATTGAAAGCTGGGATAGAGAATGTAACCTTCGATAGAAGTGGATACCTATACCATGGTCGTATTAAATCATTAGCAGAAGGCGCCAGAGAAGCCGGACTAAAATTCTAAGAAAATTATGTCTTACAACAAAAATGTAGAAATTGTAAAACCAACCGGTCTTGATCTTAAAGACCGTTTGGTTAGTGTAAATCGTGTGACAAAAGTTACAAAAGGTGGTAGAGCTTTCGGGTTCTCTGCAATTGTAGTAGTTGGAGACGAGCACGGTGTAGTTGGTCACGGACTTGGAAAATCTAAAGATGTTTCTGAAGCTATTGCAAAAGCAGTAGAAGATGCAAAGAAAAATCTAATTAGAGTTCCTCTTAATAGCCACACTATTCCGCATGAACAAAAAGGAAAATTTAGCGGAGCTCGTGTGTTTTTAATTCCAGCATCTCACGGTACAGGAGTTATTGCAGGTGGTGCTGTGCGCGCAGTTGTAGAGTCTGCAGGAATACAAGACGTATTGTCTAAATCTCAAGGATCTTCAAACCCTCACAACGTAGTTAAAGCAACTTTTGATGCTTTAACTCAAATGAGAAGTGCACTTACTGTAGCAAAACAAAGAGGAGTTTCTTTAGAAACAGTTTTTAAAGGTTAATTCACAGGAAATTATGGCTAAATTATTAGTAAAACAAGTACGAAGCAAAATCAACTGTCCTCTTGATCAAAAAAGAGGTCTAGAAGCTTTGGGTCTTCGCAAAATGGGCCAAGTAGTAGAGCATGAGTCAAATCCTGCTATACTTGGGATGATAAACAAAGTAAAACACTTAGTTTCTGTAGAAGAAGCTAAATAACAAATACTGTTATGAATTTAAGTAATTTACAACCGGCTGAAGGGTCGACACACAATCAGAATAAAAGATTAGGTCGTGGAGAAGGTTCTGGAAAAGGTGGTACCTCTGCAAGAGGACACAAAGGAGCTAAATCTCGTTCTGGTTATTCAAAAAAGATTGGTTTTGAGGGAGGGCAAATGCCACTTCAAAGACGTGTACCTAAGTTTGGTTTTACAAACATTAATCGTAAAGATTACGAAGGAGTAAACCTTGATACGCTGCAAGCACTAGTAGATAATGGTCAGATTAAAGATACAGTCGATATGTCTGTATTTGTAAGCCACCGTTTGGCAACTAAAAATGAAATCGTAAAGATTTTAGGTAGAGGTGAACTAACAGCGAAATTAAAGGTAACTGCTCACAAATTTACTGCTACTGCAAAAGCTGCAATTGAAGCGGCCGGTGGAGAAGCTGTAACTATATAATTTTTCTATAAATGAAGAAATTTTTCGAATCATTAGCCAACGCTTGGAAAATAGAGGAACTAAAAAATAGAATTCTAATAACAATTGGTCTTCTTTTAGTATACCGTTTTGGTGCACAAGTTACACTTCCAGGTATTGATGCTGCTCAATTAGGTAATCTAGCTGGACAGACTAAAGACGGAATTGGATCTATCCTAGATATGTTTACTGGTGGTGCGTTCTCGCAAGCATCAGTATTTGCATTGGGAATTATGCCTTATATTTCTGCTTCTATTGTAGTACAGTTGATGGGAATTGCAATTCCTTATCTGCAAAAACTTCAGAAAGAAGGAGAAAGCGGTACCAAGAAAATTAATCAAATTACACGTTGGTTAACTATTGGAATCACACTTGTACAAGGTCCTGGTTACATTTACAATCTGTACCGAACGTTGCCAAGTAGTGCGTTTCTATTAGGTTTTGACTCGTTTTCGTTTCTTTTCTCTTCTGTAGTAATATTAGTTACAGGAACGATATTTGCAATGTGGTTGGGTGAGAAAATTACCGATAAAGGGATTGGTAACGGAATTTCGTTATTGATTATGGTTGGTATTATCGCACGTTTACCGCAAGCATTTATACAAGAATTTACAACTCGTGTAACAAATAATAACGGTGGTCCTATGCTTCTTGTATTAGAAGTGATCATTTGGTTACTTGTTATCGTTGCTTGTATCTATCTTGTTATGGCTATCAGAAGAATTCCAGTACAGTACGCTAGACGAACTGTGTCGGGGGAGTTTGAACAAGATGCAAACCGTCAGTGGATTCCATTAAAGTTGAACGCATCTGGAGTTATGCCAATCATTTTTGCGCAAGCAATTATGTTTATACCAGCAGCACTTGCAGGTTTATCAAACTCTGAGACATCACAATCTATAGCAGGCGCTTTTAGCGATATGTTTGGATTTTGGTACAACTTAGTTTTTGCACTCCTTATTATTATATTTACATATTTCTACACAGCGATCACTGTTCCAACAAACAAGATGGCAGACGATCTAAAACGTAGTGGTGGTTTTATTCCAGGGATCAAACCAGGACTTGAAACATCAGAGTTTTTGGACAAAGTGATGTCTTTAATTACTTTTCCAGGATCGGTTTTCTTAGCATTAATAGCAATTTTTCCTGCTATCGTGGTAAGTGTTATGAATGTGCAACAATCATGGGCAATGTTTTATGGCGGAACGTCTTTGATTATTATGGTAGGAGTGGCGATAGACACTATTCAACAAGTGAATTCATATTTGTTGAATAAGCATTATGATGGATTGATGAAGACAGGTAAAAATAGAAAAGCAATCGCTTAAGTTTAAATGGCAAAACAATCAGCAATAGAACAAGACGGATCAATCATCGAAGCATTATCAAATGCGATGTTCCGTGTGGAGTTAGAAAATGGACATATTGTAATTGCTCATATTTCAGGTAAGATGCGTATGCACTACATCAAGTTATTACCAGGTGATAAAGTGAAACTTGAAATGAGCCCTTATGATTTGTCGAAAGCAAGAATTACTTATAGATATTAAAGGCACTCAAAATGAAAGTAAGAGCATCAGTAAAAAAGAGAAGTCCCGAGTGCATCATTGTGCGTAGAAAAGGGAGATTGTACGTAATTAACAAAAAGAATCCTAGATTTAAACAAAGACAAGGATAGTTATGGCAAGAATAGCAGGGGTAGACATCCCAAAAAACAAAAGAGGAGTTATCGCTTTAACATACATCTTCGGAGTAGGTAGAAGTAGAGCAATTGAGGTATTAGAAAAAGCTCAAGTTAGCCAAGATACGAAAGTTCAAGATTGGAATGACGACGAAATCGGAGCAATTCGTGAAGCCGTAGGATTTTTTAAAATTGAAGGTGAACTACGTTCAGAGATTTCAGTAAACATCAAACGTTTAATGGATATCGGATGTTATAGAGGAATTCGTCACAGATCTGGTCTTCCATTAAGAGGACAAAGAACTAAGAATAACTCAAGAACCAGAAAAGGTAAAAGAAAAACTGTTGCGAACAAGAAAAAAGCAACTAAATAATAAGTAGTATGGCTAAGGCAAGTACAAAAAAACGTAAAGTAGTTGTTGAATCAACAGGTGAAGCTCACATTAGTGCTACTTTTAATAACATCATTATCTCTTTAACAAATAAGAAAGGTGAAGTTATCTCTTGGTCTTCTGCAGGTAAGATGGGTTTTAGAGGTTCTAAAAAGAATACTCCATACGCAGCTCAGATGGCAGCCGAAGATTGTAGTAAAGTAGCTCTTGAAGCAGGATTGAAAAAAGTGAAAGTTTATGTAAAAGGACCAGGAAACGGACGTGAGTCTGCAATCAGATCTTTGCATAATGGTGGAATCGAAGTAACAGAAATTATTGATGTTACGCCAATGCCACACAACGGATGTCGTCCTCCTAAAAGACGTAGAGTTTAATAATTTTTTTATAATAGTATAACCCAAGGTAGATATAGATTATCGGAGGATATGACCTGAATTCATAATCTCTACCTTATTAATTTTTAGAAATGGCAAGATATACTGGTCCAAGTACAAGAATTGCTCGTAAATTTGGCGAAGCAATCTTCGGAGATGACAAATCTTTCGAAAAAAGAAATTACCCACCGGGACAACATGGAATGACCAAAAAAAGGGGTAAAAAATCTGAATATGCAATCCAGTTAATGGAAAAGCAAAAAGCTAAATACTCTTACGGTATCTTAGAAAAACAATTCAGAAACCTTTTTGAAAAAGCATCAGCTGCACGTGGTGTAACTGGTGAGGTTCTACTTCAATTATGTGAATCTAGACTAGACAATGTAGTATACAGAATGGGTATTGCTCCTTCTCGTCGTGCTGCGCGTCAAATCGTTTCTCACAGACATATTACCGTTAATGGCGAACTTGTAAATATTGCTTCTTACTTACTTAAAGTAGGTGATGTAGTAGCTGTTCGTGAAAAGTCTAAATCTCTTGAAGCTATCGAAGCTTCTCTAGCTAATTCTAGTCACGTTTACGAATGGATCACTTGGAACAATGACCTGAAAGAAGGAACATTTGTTTCGATACCTGCGAGACTTCAGATCCCTGAAAATATCAAGGAACAGTTAATCGTCGAATTGTACAACAAATAAAAATGAACTTTAGTCGAAATTATGGCAATATTTAATTTTCAGAAACCCGATAAAGTTATCATGATCGATTCAACCGATTTTGAAGGCAAATTTGAATTTCGTCCTTTAGAACCTGGTTACGGATTGACCGTTGGTAATGCACTTAGAAGAGTTTTGCTTTCCGCATTGGAAGGATACGCAATCACATCTGTACGAATTGAAGGTGTGGATCATGAGTTTTCGACTATTTCAGGAGTTGTAGAAGATGTTACTGAAATGATCTTGAACCTTAAGCAAGTACGTTTCAAACGTCAGATTGAGGATGTAGATAACGAAACAGTTACTATATCTGTATCAGGTAAAGATCAGCTTACAGCTGGAGATTTCCAAAAGTTTATCTCTGGATTCCAGGTATTAAACCCGGAGCTTGTAATCTGTAACCTTGATAGCAAAATCAATTTGAACATGGAACTTACTATCGAAAAAGGTAGAGGTTATGTTCCTGCAGAAGAAAACAAAAAACAAAATGCCGCTATTGGGACTATTTTCACAGATTCTATTTTTACACCTGTAAAGAATGTAAAATATTCAATCGAAAACTTCCGTGTAGAGCAGAAAACAGATTATGAAAAATTAGTTTTCGAAATAAAAACTGACGGATCAATCAATCCAAAAGACGCTTTAACTGAAGCTGCTAAAACATTGATTCATCACTTCATGTTGTTCTCTGATGAAAGAATTACCTTAGAAGCTGACGAAATTGCGCAAACTGAGTCATATGACGAAGAGTCATTGCACATGAGACAATTACTTAAAACCAAATTGGTTGATATGGACCTGTCTGTACGTGCATTGAACTGTTTGAAAGCAGCGGAAGTTGATACTCTTGGTGATCTTGTATCATTCAACAAAAACGACCTAATGAAATTCCGTAATTTCGGTAAAAAATCTTTAACTGAACTAGATGAACTAGTAGCTGTAAAGAACCTTACCTTCGGAATGGACTTAGCAAAATATAAATTAGATAAAGAATAAATTACTTCATATTTTGATCTCCAAAGCGGATAGTATCAAGATGAAAGTATAAAAAACACGTCATGAGACACGGAAAAAAATTCAATCACCTTAGCAGACAGACTGCACATAGAAAAGCTATGCTTGCAAATATGGCTTGTTCTCTTATCGAGCACAAACGTATTAATACAACTGTCGCTAAAGCAAAAGCGCTTAAACAATTTGTTGAGCCTTTAATTACAAAGTCAAAAGAAGATACAACTCACAATCGTCGTATCGTATTTGCAAAACTTCGCAGCAAATATGCTGTTACTGATCTTTTTAGAGATGTAGCTGCAAAAGTTGGAGATAGACCAGGTGGATACACTCGTATCATTAAAGTTGGTAACCGTCTTGGAGATAATGCAGATATGGCAATGATTGAACTAGTTGACTTCAACGAACTTTACACAGGTGGTAAAAAAGAAGTTAAAAAAGCTAAAAGCCGTCGTGGTTCTAAAGCTAAGAAAGCTGACGAAACTGAAGTTGCAACGGAAGAAGTTCCTGCAGTTGAAGATGCTAAAAAAACTGACGCAGCTGAGTAATGAGCATTTGTCAATTTTAATAAAATTAAGGATAAACTTTTTTAAGTTTGTCCTTTTTTTTTGACCATCCAGCAAAAATAATAAAAGTATTCCCATCCAATTCATACACGTAGGCAGTGCTTTATCTCCTTTTGTAGAGGAGAATTTAATTTTGCAAACCAAGGTGGAATTTTCTTTTATTTGCCGTAAATTTGCACAATTAAAATTGCCAGAAGTACCCAAAAGCATATTTAAATAATACAACACAACAACTACTTAATGAAATATTCAAAACGTAACAAAGCTGTTCTACTTTTAAGTGACGGAACTATTTTTCATGGTAAATCAATCGGAATTGAGGGAAAAGTATCAGGAGAAGTTTGTTTCAACACTGGAATGACAGGCTATCAAGAAATTTTTACAGATCCTTCGTACTACGGCCAAATCATGGTTGCCACTACGCCACATATTGGAAATTATGGTGTGATGGAAGATGAAGTTGAATCTGATCAAATTATGATAAGAGGTCTTGTTTGCAAAAATTTTAGCTTTAATTTCTCAAGAGCCAACGCGTCTAGTCTTGAAGATTATTTTGCAAAGCAGAATTTGGTAGTTATTTCTGATGTAGATACGAGAGCGCTAGTAGGATATATTCGTGAGCATGGAGCGATGAATGCGATCATTTGCACAGATGGCACGTCAATCGAAGAATTAAAAGTATTACTTGCCGAGGTTCCAGACATGCAAGGCTTAGAATTAGCTTCAAAGGTTTCGACAAAGGAAGCATATTTCGTAGGAGAGCCAACGGCAACTTATAAGATATCGGCACTTGACCTTGGTATCAAAAAAAATATTCTCCGCAATTTAGTACAAAGAGATTGTTATATTAAAGTATTTCCTTTTGATAGTACGTACCAAGATATGAAAGAATTTAATCCAGATGGATATTTTCTTTCCAATGGACCTGGAGATCCTGAACCTCTCGCAGGTGCAATTGGGATCGCAAAACAAATTATCGAAAATAACGATACGATGTTTGGAATTTGTTTGGGACATCAAGTTTTGGCTTTGGCCAACGGTGTTTCGACATTTAAGATGTTTAACGGCCACAGAGGAATCAATCACCCTGTGTTGAACTTGCTTACCGGCAAAGGCGAAATAACCTCGCAGAATCACGGATTTGCAGTCAATAGAGAAGAGCTTGAAGCAAATCCTGAATTGGAAATTACCCACGTTCACGTTAATGACAATACCGTTTCTGGAATGCGAATGAAAAACAAAAACTGTTTTTCGGTGCAGTACCATCCCGAAGCAAGTCCTGGTCCACACGATGCAAGCTATCTTTTTGATGATTTTATTGAAAACATTAAAAAAGCAAAATAAATTTAAAAAGTCGAACCAGGTGTTCGACTTTTTTTTTGCGCCTAGTTTTTAAATTTAGAAAGAATTCGTACTATCTTACGGGCAATTATTAATATCGTCGGCCTTTGACACTCTCGAGCAATGGATTTTAAATAAAAACAAAATATGAAAAATACATTTAGAGGAAGTTTTATCGAAGCAATGAACATAAAAAGTTTACTCGAAGAATCTGGAATTGAAGTATTTTCTCAAAATGAAAATATGGCTACTATTCAGCCTTGGACAGTAGTTGCGGGCGGATTTCGAGCAGTAGTTCTAAAAGTGAATGAGAAAGAATTTGCAAAAGCTATATATATAATTAAAGACTACGAAAACGGAAATCTAAGTGTTGAAAGTGGGTCTAAAAATTAAATAAAAATGCAATCCCACAACTGCGGTATTGCGATAAAGGAGTTTTAATAGAATAAGCGATTTGAGAAGTAAGTGCCGAGATTTTTGCGCAAAATAAAAATCGATTAAGGCATTATTTTATATTGCTATTGTTGATGGCCAAAAATCCGACAGTGTTTAAAAATAAACTTCAAGTCTAATGCCTAAGAAGGGATATTTATAATTGTGCTGAATGTCCCTGAATAACTTTAATCTAGAAAAAATCCTATTCAGCTCTTATTTGGAGTAAAAACTAAGCGACTTCCATTCAATTCATCATCAATAAAGTTGTAGTTTTTGGGTGATTGATAAAAATAGATCGTTGCAATTTTTCTAAGTATCTTGGATGAAGAGCTGTTTATTCTGGATATTTGAGATGTTGTTTTGGCAGAATATGAACAGGAGTGCTTCGGCCGAGGACAGATCGCCTTCTTTCTAGAAGTGAAGTTAGGAATTAAAACTCTGCTTCAATAATACTTGTTATGAAACTGAAGTCTTTCGGCGAAAGCCAAATCCAAACAATTCTGAGATTTACTCTCAAATAATCATAAATAAAAAGCCCGAACTCTAGCAAAGTTCGGGCTTTCAGTTCATGTAACTCACTAACCTAAAATATGATTTTCTTTGTAATGTATTTACCTTCGGTAGTTTTAACGTTGATTAGCAGTAATTGATTTTGCTGCTGCACGCCCTCTATGATGGTGAAATCTGTATTTATATTTCTAACCGCTTTGACAACTTTTGCATTCATATCGTAAATTTCGATCTCGGTATATAGGCCATTATTGGCTTTTACTACGATGTTATCACCCTCCTTATAGGCCATTATAACTTTATCTTCCATCGTATCTTTGTCTCCAGCTAATCTATTGCTACCGTCTGTGTAGTGGATTTCAAAACGGTCGTCAAAAGTTCCGGCCGCAGAGTAAAAGTAATAAGGTGCATCTTTTATCATATAAAAACCGCCTAGATGAGAATCTTTTAGAAGTAAAGGCATGGTGCCATTAAAATCCAATTCGGTTTGAGGAATATACAAATTAAGCATACCCGCTGCTTTTGTATTGTATCCAAATACTACGTATTTGTCATTGGTAAGAGGCATTGCCTGGCCTTGAATACTCAATTTGACTCCGTTGCAAAAGCTATACAGCGTCACGTGAGCACCGTGATATACGCTTCCGTCAAATCCAGGATCAATATCATCGGTAGCATCTTTAAAGTAACCCATTAAAGTCTGACTATAATTTCCGGCCGCGTTAGTAAGGTTCATCCAATAGCGATTTCTTGCTTTTGGCTCTTTTCCGCCCCATAACACATCGTCTCTATGAGTTTGTGTCTCCATCGTATTAGAAATTACAAGGTCGTCTGCTTGTAGTGGTTGAACAAGAAATTTTTGCTGAGAATTGATAATTCCATAAGCGCTGTTTTTGTCAAAATTAACTGCAGGATTATTTATATCTACTGATCCAACGCTTGTTGTACCACCACTTAAATTAAACATCGTATATCCTTGGGCGTAATCAATTTCAGATTTTTGATTGTTTGTAAGCGAGGGAATGTAGATTGTAGGGCTTATTCTACTCTTATTTTTATCAATAACTTGTTCAGCACTAATTGCAAATGGATACGAGTTTGTTACTAGAGTCCAAGTGTTTTCTTCTAATTTTGTTTTGTATTCTGACTCAATTATAGCATTATTCATTGCTTGCATTTCTCCTGTTATAGAGTTCTGCGCCGATTGTTGCAAATTGCCTTTAGCACCTTGCGCAAAACTTGAAGCAGATGTGGTGATCATAAAAGCAAGAGCAACCGATCTTTTTGCAATTAATTGTAATTTTAAGTTCGCTGCTAATTTATTTGTAGTTGAATAATTTTCTAACATTTTTTTGTAAGAATTATAGTTATAGAAATGCCGAGGCATTACAATATTACAAAGTATAATTACATTATTTCCACTTTTTTTAAATTTAATGTCCTCATTATCTAGTAGATAGCAATTTTTGGATTTTGGTATTTTTATAAATATTTGAAGATATTTCAGCATTCTAAAAGATTTTCAGATAATTGCGCATTATGGTATCTAAAATTACCACTCAGTTTGTGAAAATGATAATGGTCAATTGGCACAATAAAAATCTGGCGAACTAATTTTTTAGTAAATATTAACATGTACTTTCTTATGTCTTTACTTTTCTAATGCATATTGGCGACCAATTATGTACTTCAACGTCCGTAATTCGGGGGTTTTTGTTAGAAAAATTAGGCAGAGGTTGATTTATACTATTAAGTTGTTTTGTGAATAATTCCTAGAAATTATTTGGTTTTTGGTTGATTTTTAGTCAAATGATAATCACCTTTTATACTTGCTCCCTAAATTCTGAGTAATTCTAAAAAATAGAATATATTTGTGGGTAAATTTATAAATCAAAAACAATCATAATGAGTATCATCATTTCAGTCCACGCTAGACAAATATTCGATTCGAGAGGAAATCCTACTGTAGAGGTAGATGTAATGACAGAAAATGGAACACTTGGTCGCGCTGCTGTACCTTCTGGAGCATCAACAGGTGAGCATGAAGCAGTAGAATTACGCGATGGCGGAAAAGCATTTA comes from the Flavobacterium ardleyense genome and includes:
- the rpsH gene encoding 30S ribosomal protein S8, which gives rise to MYTDPIADYLTRVRNAVAANHKVVEIPASNLKKEITKILFEQGYILSYKFEENKVQGSIKIALKYDKETKEPVIRDLQRISKPGLRKYSGSTEIPRILNGLGIAIVSTSKGLMTGKKAKQLNVGGEVICYVY
- the rplF gene encoding 50S ribosomal protein L6, with the protein product MSRIGKSPVTIPAGVTVNVADGIITVKGKLGELTQEFSEVAITVEGDQVLVERDGDHKDLRAKHGLYRSLINNMIIGVSEGFTKSLELVGVGFRASNQGQKLDLALGFSHNIVLQVAPEVTVETISEKGKNPIVKLTSFDKQLVGQVAAKIRSFRKPEPYKGKGIKFVGEVLRRKAGKSA
- the rplR gene encoding 50S ribosomal protein L18, whose protein sequence is MSLTKSDRRQRIRYRIRKSISGTAVKPRLSVFRSNKEIYAQLIDDVTGVTLMAASSREKEVSTEGTNVDVANAVGKLMAEKALKAGIENVTFDRSGYLYHGRIKSLAEGAREAGLKF
- the rpsE gene encoding 30S ribosomal protein S5, which encodes MSYNKNVEIVKPTGLDLKDRLVSVNRVTKVTKGGRAFGFSAIVVVGDEHGVVGHGLGKSKDVSEAIAKAVEDAKKNLIRVPLNSHTIPHEQKGKFSGARVFLIPASHGTGVIAGGAVRAVVESAGIQDVLSKSQGSSNPHNVVKATFDALTQMRSALTVAKQRGVSLETVFKG
- the rpmD gene encoding 50S ribosomal protein L30, with translation MAKLLVKQVRSKINCPLDQKRGLEALGLRKMGQVVEHESNPAILGMINKVKHLVSVEEAK
- the rplO gene encoding 50S ribosomal protein L15, producing MNLSNLQPAEGSTHNQNKRLGRGEGSGKGGTSARGHKGAKSRSGYSKKIGFEGGQMPLQRRVPKFGFTNINRKDYEGVNLDTLQALVDNGQIKDTVDMSVFVSHRLATKNEIVKILGRGELTAKLKVTAHKFTATAKAAIEAAGGEAVTI
- the secY gene encoding preprotein translocase subunit SecY: MKKFFESLANAWKIEELKNRILITIGLLLVYRFGAQVTLPGIDAAQLGNLAGQTKDGIGSILDMFTGGAFSQASVFALGIMPYISASIVVQLMGIAIPYLQKLQKEGESGTKKINQITRWLTIGITLVQGPGYIYNLYRTLPSSAFLLGFDSFSFLFSSVVILVTGTIFAMWLGEKITDKGIGNGISLLIMVGIIARLPQAFIQEFTTRVTNNNGGPMLLVLEVIIWLLVIVACIYLVMAIRRIPVQYARRTVSGEFEQDANRQWIPLKLNASGVMPIIFAQAIMFIPAALAGLSNSETSQSIAGAFSDMFGFWYNLVFALLIIIFTYFYTAITVPTNKMADDLKRSGGFIPGIKPGLETSEFLDKVMSLITFPGSVFLALIAIFPAIVVSVMNVQQSWAMFYGGTSLIIMVGVAIDTIQQVNSYLLNKHYDGLMKTGKNRKAIA
- the infA gene encoding translation initiation factor IF-1, translated to MAKQSAIEQDGSIIEALSNAMFRVELENGHIVIAHISGKMRMHYIKLLPGDKVKLEMSPYDLSKARITYRY
- the ykgO gene encoding type B 50S ribosomal protein L36, which produces MKVRASVKKRSPECIIVRRKGRLYVINKKNPRFKQRQG
- the rpsM gene encoding 30S ribosomal protein S13, whose translation is MARIAGVDIPKNKRGVIALTYIFGVGRSRAIEVLEKAQVSQDTKVQDWNDDEIGAIREAVGFFKIEGELRSEISVNIKRLMDIGCYRGIRHRSGLPLRGQRTKNNSRTRKGKRKTVANKKKATK
- the rpsK gene encoding 30S ribosomal protein S11, with product MAKASTKKRKVVVESTGEAHISATFNNIIISLTNKKGEVISWSSAGKMGFRGSKKNTPYAAQMAAEDCSKVALEAGLKKVKVYVKGPGNGRESAIRSLHNGGIEVTEIIDVTPMPHNGCRPPKRRRV
- the rpsD gene encoding 30S ribosomal protein S4, coding for MARYTGPSTRIARKFGEAIFGDDKSFEKRNYPPGQHGMTKKRGKKSEYAIQLMEKQKAKYSYGILEKQFRNLFEKASAARGVTGEVLLQLCESRLDNVVYRMGIAPSRRAARQIVSHRHITVNGELVNIASYLLKVGDVVAVREKSKSLEAIEASLANSSHVYEWITWNNDLKEGTFVSIPARLQIPENIKEQLIVELYNK
- a CDS encoding DNA-directed RNA polymerase subunit alpha yields the protein MAIFNFQKPDKVIMIDSTDFEGKFEFRPLEPGYGLTVGNALRRVLLSALEGYAITSVRIEGVDHEFSTISGVVEDVTEMILNLKQVRFKRQIEDVDNETVTISVSGKDQLTAGDFQKFISGFQVLNPELVICNLDSKINLNMELTIEKGRGYVPAEENKKQNAAIGTIFTDSIFTPVKNVKYSIENFRVEQKTDYEKLVFEIKTDGSINPKDALTEAAKTLIHHFMLFSDERITLEADEIAQTESYDEESLHMRQLLKTKLVDMDLSVRALNCLKAAEVDTLGDLVSFNKNDLMKFRNFGKKSLTELDELVAVKNLTFGMDLAKYKLDKE
- the rplQ gene encoding 50S ribosomal protein L17, which encodes MRHGKKFNHLSRQTAHRKAMLANMACSLIEHKRINTTVAKAKALKQFVEPLITKSKEDTTHNRRIVFAKLRSKYAVTDLFRDVAAKVGDRPGGYTRIIKVGNRLGDNADMAMIELVDFNELYTGGKKEVKKAKSRRGSKAKKADETEVATEEVPAVEDAKKTDAAE
- the carA gene encoding glutamine-hydrolyzing carbamoyl-phosphate synthase small subunit, with the protein product MKYSKRNKAVLLLSDGTIFHGKSIGIEGKVSGEVCFNTGMTGYQEIFTDPSYYGQIMVATTPHIGNYGVMEDEVESDQIMIRGLVCKNFSFNFSRANASSLEDYFAKQNLVVISDVDTRALVGYIREHGAMNAIICTDGTSIEELKVLLAEVPDMQGLELASKVSTKEAYFVGEPTATYKISALDLGIKKNILRNLVQRDCYIKVFPFDSTYQDMKEFNPDGYFLSNGPGDPEPLAGAIGIAKQIIENNDTMFGICLGHQVLALANGVSTFKMFNGHRGINHPVLNLLTGKGEITSQNHGFAVNREELEANPELEITHVHVNDNTVSGMRMKNKNCFSVQYHPEASPGPHDASYLFDDFIENIKKAK
- a CDS encoding putative signal transducing protein gives rise to the protein MKNTFRGSFIEAMNIKSLLEESGIEVFSQNENMATIQPWTVVAGGFRAVVLKVNEKEFAKAIYIIKDYENGNLSVESGSKN